The genomic region tcaCATCTGGCACCAGGCTGCTATGGATGTGCCCATTTGTAAAACAGCTCTACTAAAGAGGTACATACAAAAAAATGGTATCAGCCCACTGAAATATCGGTTTATTTCTAGCAAAAACTGAAAAAGTTCATGTAAGAAGGGAGAGGGAAGCTCTAAAAAGAGCGCTACGAGTGAAAATGCATCAAAAAATATTTTAGAACCTGCAAATTGTCCCTAGACTCATTAAATGGGTTAAAACAATCAGATTATAGTGGAATACAGTTAGAAAACTGATTGAGAGGATGTAACCAGTTTCAAATACTGGATTGAAGAAATCTAATTAATTATCAATCCTTCTTTTTTTATTCCTGGAAACATGCAGCGATTCTGCTCTGTGGCGTTATTGATCTATGGCTGATAGCAGATTTCTATTCTGGGAGCAAAGTCAGTGAACTCGTCTTATCGGGGTCTGATTGCACAGCCTAAATCAAGTTCAGCCTCGCTGAAATCACAAAAAATAACTCTCTGTACTTCGGTCACCTACAAAAGTAAACTTTAAAACCAGGGGGAAAATATTTGCCGATTGGACTCAGCTCATGATGTTCATTGTGTGAACAGCAGGGGGCAGTCACACTGCATCAATTAGTCGCGCAACTGCAATTATTAAAGAAAACAGTTTAAATATTTTGTGTTCTGCGTGTACAGGATGGGCGTTtattcatgcatgcacacacacacacacacacacacacacacacacacacacacacacacacacacacacacacacacacacacacacacacacacacacacacacacacacacacacacacacacacacacacacacacacacacacacactggggatGTATTGCAGCTGTTTGAagctgataacctcacattcattCCCGCAGCTTTCCTGTATTTTCGGTTCTTTTCTTCCGCTGCACACATAAATCAATAAGAAAGCTGCTCCGCCGTTTAAAGTGTGCCCTCGTCTTCTCCGAGCATACGAACACATGATTTAAGGTAGGATAACTATTGGGCTTTAGTTTTGTTCTACTCCTGGTTTGTTTTGAGTCACTGGTGAATGATTCATGGTGTGAGTAAGCATTCTGAAACTCTGCCATCAGCATAGGCCTATCAAAGCTGGAAATCAGAACTATCTGTTCCTGCCAACAAGCAAGCAGGCAGGTCACCTCAACCCAGCTGGTAGATGGGTGGGAGGGAGATGAAAAACAAACTGTTTATGGACCACCATCCTCGCTGCATGACCGTACCATCAGGATCATGCTCATGTTTGGAGAAAAAGGCAATAAAAGGAAGCGGGTTTATTGTATGCTGGTTTAAACACTCACATGGCGCTGGAAGTTCGAGAAGTGGATGTCAGGGATGAAGAGGACCGGCTGGGTCTCAAGGTCGGACATCGTTTTGAAGATGGTCACATCGTTTCGCTTCTGGAGGAGGGGGACTTTCACGTCTGGAACTGCAAGAAAAACTCTTTAGCAATAATTTATCAACAGTTCCAGCTGGGTTTTATTATGGAAACTTTTATTATTCACATTGCTTTTTATAAAAAGAAATgactgatttattttattttatttactttatggCACTGACAGCACTCAGGTAGGTGGAGGTAGTTTGAAATGTGATAAATATGCTGCTGAGTCCCTCTGTTGGCTGATCTGGAGCCGTTAAGTCTCCATTCACTGGACCTTGTTTGAAAATTACAAACTAACCTTAAAAAAACCTACCTGAAACTATTGAGCAAAACAACTTTTAATTATATttgattctattttattctatttttaatcttattattcatgttatatgtagcacattagtaccgaagcaagttcctagtttgtgaattgtttgttcactgacaatggtaataaacctattctgattctgaactTCAAAAAGATCAATGCAAATAAATTTGGAGTGATTTTAAAGGGATACCATACTTTTCTGATTTTTAAACTGTTTTcttaagccagtatgtgctaaaacgaccctttactgggttaatgaaatgttactcagaccccaccgccctttagccagaataccgcacttgcaacttctgaCTTTCTGGTCCGTTCACTGTTGGACTTAATAAAAGTGGAGCTAACATGCTGGCGCTGGAGTCTGCTTCgagcaggtttcctgcatgttttagatcaagaacacagctgatttgtttgatttagtaattaaccgctcctgtagacactaatgaaggctgaggagacgtttcagccgttagattaaggtgttaaaatgacGAAAGCACAGCAGTAAAGCAGCCAAAACTGCGTAGTATCCCTTAAAATTTTTCACAGTCCTGCAGATATTCTGAAGATAAGAACACACATGCAGAGAGGAACACAGTAGCTTGAGTCTGCAGGTTTATTCACATTAAAAAAACGGGACTCACACTGAAGGCTAGGGTTGAGATCCAACACCTTCCCTTTCCGGCGGGACTGTTTCCTCTCCTCATCCCGGATCTTCCTCTCCGCCCCCTTGTCACAGAACACTTTGATCTGGCAGTAAGCGCGGTGGATGGGTTTGTTGCTGCGGTTGTTGTAACTATAAGTGTCGATCTGCAGGTTTAGGGGAAGGCCCTTCACCCCCTTCTGAGAGGAGAAGTCTGTGCTCAGACAGTTCACAGAAATGAAGATCTGTGGAGAAACATGATGGACGGTCAGACAAACGAGTGACGAATGAACTGAATTCACAAAATTAACCTTTAAAACTAAAGTTTTTGTCCTTAGGTTAGATTTGGGCCTTCAGCATTCAAGCGTTCTGTGCTGCTCTCTGGTGGTCAACTGGAGCAACGACATGTTCATTTCATATTCCTTTGTCCTGTTTTTACTGCAACCAGGTTCTCATTGTGTCAACAAAATCCACAACAGAAGGTCAAAAAACACCTGACAGGGGGAATCCAAGGAGTCAGCAGctgactttactcatattttatatttattcaaTAAAATAAATTTGTATATCTTGTACTTTTTATTCATAAAGCAGTAAAATAAGATTTAGAAGCATTACAATAATCAAATTTACTTTTAAAACTctttaatgttttaaaataattttaaattatCATTAAAGAACATAAAACAGTTTtttcaggtttgtttgaatgtttttttttaattctttagGTTAAAAACTCCCACAACGTACATAAAGGCAATGCAAAACACGCAGCAGGGGCTGCTGTTTGCTAAATTACCATCAATACATAGATGATATATTTATTTAACCCCCTCAGGGCAAACACGCACCTCCTCATGTAGAAGGCTGTGCGTCTCATCTTACTTCACCACATTAAAAGTCACCTTAAACCTACagatatctaaaaaaaaaaaaagaatcatcTAGAACAGTTAAAACCTTCTAGGACAACACATCTTCATCTGAAACCAAATATCGTACCGAGGTGATGTTTCAAAAGAAAAGCAGACAGCGAGGTGGTTACACACTGGATGAAGTGTCAAAAACAAACAAGGATGAACATCCTTTAAGTGGATGCTTCGAGTCAACATCCTGGATCGTGCAGAAAAAGATACGTGCATGTGACTTTATTTATGTCAAGTGTTTGCAGCCAAGAGCTGCAGATGGTGCAACTGTCTGTTAGGTGGATAATTATCATAAAGATCCACAATGAAGCTTTTCTCCTCAGACAAATGCCACAGAAAAGCTGCAgcagggatttgaacctgcacccTTCTCCCAACTGCACCGCCGTGCATTATGAGGCATGTGCTAACCAACTGATTTTAAAGTCCTGGATTTATCCATTCAGTCAGAATTAAGATTAAAAAGTTAATATTTGCATTTTTGTTTCAGAAAGTGATCAAAAATAAAATGATCTGGGTTGTTTTTGTGAACGTGTGTTTTTCTTACTTTTGCCTCTTCGTTTGTGTCCCAGGTGAAGGAAATGGCGTTATAGGAAATCTCCTCAATGTTGCCGATGGTGTTGAAGCTCTCCTTGTAGTCAGCTgaaacacacacgcatccatagcaTCATTAATATTCAGCAAAATGATATTAAACATTAGACAGCAGAGCCAAACAGTGGCTACATTTGAAAATAAATCTAAATTATTTCCACCTTCTGATGGGAATTTAGATTAAAAAGGATTTTGAGCGACTCAAAACACTTGTTTTTAAACCAAAACTGGAATTTGAGCCCCTTACAGCCCTGTAATCATCCCTTACTGGTAGAACGGAGCTCCAACAATAAAACAACTCCCCTTTTCCTGCTTTGCTTCCTTtttgttcaaaataaaactttattctggAGTTTCTGATGACAAAAGCAGAGGTTGTGGACCTCACCGATGTCGAGGCACCTCTGTTTAGCCGTGTGCTGCCTGGAGTGCCAGTACTTCCAGTGTTTCAGCTGATCATCTCTGCACTTTTCTTCCCCAAACACCACCATCACCACACTCTGTCAAAAACACCATAAAACAGATTCCTGTCAGCTAACGAAGAGAATTAGACAACCAAATCCTAGTTCTGCGGCGTTTCGTTGGCTTTTCTTACCCTGACTTTGGTGATGGGTTGCTGGATGCCTTTGTTGTCGACTTCCCTGAGGGTGATCGGGTAAAACTGTCCCTTGTTGAGGTACGTCATCGTCCCGTCGCCCGTTTTCTGACGCAGAGACTTTGACGCCTCAAGGGAGTACTCAAAATTACTCCTAAAAGTGcagatgaacaaaaaaaaaacatgcagaaaaatCAAGAAAAGACTCTTTTTCTCTTTATTGAAACAAAGCAGTTGTCCGCTGTCTCCTCTGAGACAGACATGAACGAGGCCTTTCAGCAGGGAGGTGTTGGGACCTGAATGGCGGTGTGGAGTTGTGTCCGCAGCGGCGTGACTTACCCCGGCGCTGTGCCAAACTGATTGTAGTCCTCGGGCGTCATGGAGGCCATTCGTAACTGGAGATCTCCCGGGAAGGAAAACATCTGCAACGCACAAAGAAAAGGGATATTTATAGTGTGTGGAGCAAAAGGGGGACACATgagacaaataataataataataacagattTAGTATATTTATTTCTTATGGCagtttctgtttgcttcacatgaTTAAAAATGGCTTCCGTGCCACCCCTCCTCCTGTGTTCAGCGCTGTTGGGTTACTCTAAAGGTAATTCCCCTCCAGGATAAAAACAGAAAGAGGAGGGAGGAAAGACTTTGGCTATTGTACGAGAAAAGTACAGCACTTTATTGTGTTGGTGAGACAATGGCATAATAACACACTGGCCACTATTTTGGCATGTTCAAATAAAACCAGGGAAGGCTGAGCCCACCGCTGGCTCCATGGGATCAGGTGAATATCCCATTGTCTGATGGGAAAGATCCCAGCggggtggcgggggggggggggggggggggggggggtggctccGCACTGAGACCATTAGCAGAGTTTAGAAAGGAGGCAAAAGGAAACGCTCACCTCCTGGGAACCGTCCTTGAATCCCTCTGAGAAGGTGGAGTCCGGTGGCGTGCGGGACTGGGCGCCGGGGCTGCACTGGACCGCGCTGGGGGTGAGGTGGCGGTTGAAGACACCAACATGGCCGTCAGTTTCGTTGCAGTTGTTTGGCACGGTCACAGAGAAACCGTGGGTGGGCACTTCTGTCTTGACCGGGTAGTTTGGCACTGTGGCGATTGAAACGGTGACAGTCGTATCTGAACGAACAAAAATCAGTGGACTAAGAACCAGTTTCTGGTTTTCGatctggatttatttatttattaaatttatttatttttatgtatgtatgtatgcatgttgcTGATCACGAACAAACCTGGTGAAGGGAAGTGCGTCCTCTTGTCCTGCGTCAGGTGGATATTGACGGGTGTCTTGAGGACCTGGATCCTGTTCTCCATACTGGCTTCCTGGAGGGGAACTATGGGATGTCTGGGCTGGATCTGGAGCCTGAAACGCAGAAAGTGTAGACTACATCAGGGAAACCAGCCCAAAGTAAATACTACCCGTTTCATAGCATGACATCATATTTATTCACAAATGCCAATTTTATTACAGATGCACCGATTCTGGGTTTATGGGTAGATAcagatttatttagaaaaactataAAAAACAGGATACTTTTTTGTCGTTTATAACCCTTAAAATTATGATGCTGCAAGTAAAAACTTATACATTATTTTTTAACTACTACTTGGTTTGTTTACAATTGAAAAAATAAAAGGTACATAAAGGTGCTCTGAATTTTCAATCGGAATCTCCAACTGATTTAGTAAAAGCGGGACTTTATTTGGTTTGGGGCCTGAGATTTAAGACCTGAGATGTttccaacacatctgcagtggtgtcTACAAATTAATACCTTGTGATTCAGTTTCtatgaaaaaaaaagctctggcgctcttgtttcaggaaatATAAGTTAGCAGGTCAAGAATGGAGCaaaagatggcaggatttggtgtcctatttcctgatattcggacttctttgattggctaacagcaacacgactctaccactgactgtttgctttgcaaccttgatgtttgatctccacaaataacacaagcctggaggagttctgccgtgtggtgaagttgttagtgctaacagttagcttctactagcatctCTACGGGATGCTAGTGCCAAAGTGAATGTGTTttaacagcgtgacgtagatctgactggcttttctaatccgagtgtTTCCAGGTCTGTTTTCTACCGGTGGCTAATGCAGCAAAtaggcgttggagactattttcatgtttagcctgcatgtgactgatcgaatttcaaaaataacaagtaaaaaaaaaatgtttttcagtgaacttgctctttgaattcaagtttttttttagAGTTGAAACAAAAAATTTCATTTAAACACAATCCCGGCAATTTAACCGAACTATTAACTATACTCGTGTTAAATCTGCATTCTTGTAAAGTAAATATTTGTgtgtaaattaaaaaaatcagaaGCCAGAAGTGAAATTTTGAGCCATGTGCAGCTTGCTGAGCTTTTTACAGGGGGTGGTATTAGGAGAGGTCTGATGCGCACCTTTTGTTTGGATCCACATCAGAGACCAGAGACTCAGTCTTGGGCTGTATTGTTCTCTTGTCCCTGGGCACCTGTATACGAAGGTAAACACAGCCGCTGAGCGTCTGACCACATCACATCCAACAACTCGGGTCATCCTGCTGTCTGTGTGCACCGCTAGATCAGTTACAAACAGCAGCTCTGCCTAACAGATGCTCCTGAATGGTCAGGTGTCACTATAGAAGTTGGATTTCCATCAGTAGCCTAAAAAACGTAAATTCTACACTGTAAAACTTTTTTGAGAGCTCATACCTCATAATAGTCATAGAGGAAGCCCAGGGCTGCAGCACTGTCCTCGTCTCCATTGATGCTCATCATGGCCTTGGTAGCGGCGGTCAGCGGGTTCTCCAAAAACGACTTCCAGGCTTCGTCTTCTGTGGTGAAGGAGCGACGCTGGCCTCCATAGCCCTGCTTGTTCTGCAGAACCAAGACTGCTCGCTTACTGCAacaaaaaaagaagaagtttgtTTTAGTCACTGGGGTGCTAATCGACTCTACATGAAGAGTGTATGCTTCACTCGTTGGTTGATAGCAGTTATGCCTTTTTTTTTAGTTCCAGGAacttaaaaataacaaataaatcaGAGCCTACTCAAAAAAACCAACAAACTGGTTATAAGTGTGACAAACCAACCATGTCAAGGTTGTTTATCTCCAGGACTTGTTGTTCAGGCTTTTCAACGATTGTGCAACAAATCTCAGCCATCGCACAACGGTGGCGTGGAAAAAAAAAGATGCGCTACAGGCTCGTCCAGTGCAACGACTCCGGTTCGGAGGAACGCCATTGGCTGAGGAGCTGGCCGGTAGTGACGCACCTGACTTGGTCGCATTCCTGCGGTTTTACTGTGGGGTTTTTTTTTGGTTGACAGAACCTGTTGGTGAGCAATAATCACGAGTTCTAAGGAACTCATCGCCACCTTTAACTTCTTTTTCCTGACGCTTCCATCTTGTGGGGCCCTTACCGACTCGTACGCCGAACCAAAATGAATGATTCAAAACATTTTTTGTCATTTCAGGTCCCAAAACAGCTAAGCTGTTCCTGCCACGTCTCATGTTTACAGTAAATCCAAATGTTTACCCATCTGCTTTTTACCTAATAATAGCACAAAAATACACCTGCTCACCCTTTTCCACCATTCCTGTACAAACTCAGTTTCCATGTCAAGTTTCTACAACAAATGCAGCTTTTCCCCTTCAAAGAAACAAACAGTAATCTGATTCTGCTGCTTTAATGAGAAATATAGGAGGAATACAAAAATCTGACTttttaaaaacaggaaaaaatgaCACCAGAATGGCGCTAAATGTTATTTTAATGCAAATAAACATTTGAATCGgcaaaaagagaaagaatagattaAATGAAGGTTTTAGTTTGGCAAAACATTTGAGTTATGCAGCGTAAAAATCCACCACAAGCCTAGATAGTGCGGAGCTTGCTTACATTGTCTGTGTTGGGGCCAACGCCTAGCAGGTGTACAGTTTCACTCCTCTCAAAagtgctttttttgttgttgttgccctGATAATACACACAGAGTGGTGTGATCACCCCTAACGGAAAACAAGTCAGATGTTCTTTTTTTATTCTAAGCCACGCATTCCTCAGAAAAACAGCTGGTTAGGGTTAGTAGGGTTTATTCCTGAACAACCAGTGTTTGATCCACGCTCGGGACTGTTGCAGTTTACAACAAACCAAACACTAAACCGCCCATTTCGATCATGGGAGCCTTGTTCTAACCGGAGCCTCGGCTCGCACGACAGGTGAAGGTACACCTGTCCAGGCTTGAACATGACAGGTGAACGCAGCAGGCAGGGGGAAAGCTGCATGGGAGAATTAAACTTACCCACGTTTTAGTCCTAAAATGACGCAAAAaacatgtaaaaagaaaaaaataaagtgcGACAAATACCAGAACAGGTGTTAAAATATCAAACCGCAGCTGCA from Nothobranchius furzeri strain GRZ-AD chromosome 18, NfurGRZ-RIMD1, whole genome shotgun sequence harbors:
- the grhl1 gene encoding grainyhead-like protein 1 homolog isoform X1, whose product is MSQDDNKRAVLVLQNKQGYGGQRRSFTTEDEAWKSFLENPLTAATKAMMSINGDEDSAAALGFLYDYYEVPRDKRTIQPKTESLVSDVDPNKRLQIQPRHPIVPLQEASMENRIQVLKTPVNIHLTQDKRTHFPSPDTTVTVSIATVPNYPVKTEVPTHGFSVTVPNNCNETDGHVGVFNRHLTPSAVQCSPGAQSRTPPDSTFSEGFKDGSQEMFSFPGDLQLRMASMTPEDYNQFGTAPGSNFEYSLEASKSLRQKTGDGTMTYLNKGQFYPITLREVDNKGIQQPITKVRSVVMVVFGEEKCRDDQLKHWKYWHSRQHTAKQRCLDIADYKESFNTIGNIEEISYNAISFTWDTNEEAKIFISVNCLSTDFSSQKGVKGLPLNLQIDTYSYNNRSNKPIHRAYCQIKVFCDKGAERKIRDEERKQSRRKGKVLDLNPSLQFPDVKVPLLQKRNDVTIFKTMSDLETQPVLFIPDIHFSNFQRHAFTTEEGEDSSSMRRLPFSDDEFGSPPNKVPRVDEPKKVLLYVRKETEEVFDALMLKNPTLQGLVEAISEKYELPLEKVGKVYKKCKKGILVHMDDNIIKHYSNEDTFQISMEELGGIYKLTLTEI
- the grhl1 gene encoding grainyhead-like protein 1 homolog isoform X3; this translates as MMSINGDEDSAAALGFLYDYYEVPRDKRTIQPKTESLVSDVDPNKRLQIQPRHPIVPLQEASMENRIQVLKTPVNIHLTQDKRTHFPSPDTTVTVSIATVPNYPVKTEVPTHGFSVTVPNNCNETDGHVGVFNRHLTPSAVQCSPGAQSRTPPDSTFSEGFKDGSQEMFSFPGDLQLRMASMTPEDYNQFGTAPGSNFEYSLEASKSLRQKTGDGTMTYLNKGQFYPITLREVDNKGIQQPITKVRSVVMVVFGEEKCRDDQLKHWKYWHSRQHTAKQRCLDIADYKESFNTIGNIEEISYNAISFTWDTNEEAKIFISVNCLSTDFSSQKGVKGLPLNLQIDTYSYNNRSNKPIHRAYCQIKVFCDKGAERKIRDEERKQSRRKGKVLDLNPSLQFPDVKVPLLQKRNDVTIFKTMSDLETQPVLFIPDIHFSNFQRHAFTTEEGEDSSSMRRLPFSDDEFGSPPNKVPRVDEPKKVLLYVRKETEEVFDALMLKNPTLQGLVEAISEKYELPLEKVGKVYKKCKKGILVHMDDNIIKHYSNEDTFQISMEELGGIYKLTLTEI
- the grhl1 gene encoding grainyhead-like protein 1 homolog isoform X2 produces the protein MSQDDNKRAVLVLQNKQGYGGQRRSFTTEDEAWKSFLENPLTAATKAMMSINGDEDSAAALGFLYDYYEVPRDKRTIQPKTESLVSDVDPNKRLQIQPRHPIVPLQEASMENRIQVLKTPVNIHLTQDKRTHFPSPVPNYPVKTEVPTHGFSVTVPNNCNETDGHVGVFNRHLTPSAVQCSPGAQSRTPPDSTFSEGFKDGSQEMFSFPGDLQLRMASMTPEDYNQFGTAPGSNFEYSLEASKSLRQKTGDGTMTYLNKGQFYPITLREVDNKGIQQPITKVRSVVMVVFGEEKCRDDQLKHWKYWHSRQHTAKQRCLDIADYKESFNTIGNIEEISYNAISFTWDTNEEAKIFISVNCLSTDFSSQKGVKGLPLNLQIDTYSYNNRSNKPIHRAYCQIKVFCDKGAERKIRDEERKQSRRKGKVLDLNPSLQFPDVKVPLLQKRNDVTIFKTMSDLETQPVLFIPDIHFSNFQRHAFTTEEGEDSSSMRRLPFSDDEFGSPPNKVPRVDEPKKVLLYVRKETEEVFDALMLKNPTLQGLVEAISEKYELPLEKVGKVYKKCKKGILVHMDDNIIKHYSNEDTFQISMEELGGIYKLTLTEI